CAATACTAAATTTGGccacatttgtttttaactagCTGCTGGTACAGTGTATAATTTATCAAATGAGTAATTACATACACTTAAACTCTGCTATTTTTTACATTGTATGCTTAACATACAATGTAAATTCAGAGGTTCAGGATTCAGgggaatgaaacaaaatacCTGAATGTTTCTAATTTGGATTTAGACATCTGAGCTAGGCTCTGATGTGGGTCATTGGCCTCAGCCCGAGCTGTAAcaattttctgcagtttttttgttctttgtttctgctttgtcctgtttcttttttgttgttcttccagctttctcttttcctcaagTGAATTCCTGggtggaaaaataaactaagaCTGAATTCATTTGGAAGCAAGAGCAAGACTTCAAAGGAAGTTTTGGTAAAggaaattcaaaggaaaaaaaagagtgaaaacagGGTTGGTGTAAAAGGGCACGTGATACACGCCACTGTAAGGGATTCAGGTGTAACTTGGGAAACTGCAGTCATTTGTCCCTTTCCTGTGGGCACGTTCAGAAATATGCACTACTGGTTTTGGAAAAATCAAATACTAATGAAGTCCTGTATGCAATATTTTAGTGTAAGGACTTAATTATAGTATAAAACTTAATATATTTAAGTCTCATATTCACTGTACGGAAGAATTAACGACATCTGTAGAAGTACAAAAGAAGTCTACTCtaagtatttataaaatgcaGAACATCACTGAAGTGGTCACCTGATGGCTTGTAGCCTTCGTTGTGTGGATTGAGTGATTTTTGGTGATTTAGATTCTCCAAATCCCGAGAGAGGTGAATTTGCACCTCTCATTTGAGGTTTACGTCTTGGAGAGGCGTATGGCCAGCGCGTTTCCTTCAACCTTTCTTCATCCTCTTGAATGTCCCTCAAAATCTTCCCCTTGTTTGAAGGAATGTGTGGAGTACGAAGATCAAATGGTTCACAGACTGTAAGGTgtttcacctgttttttttgCAGGAGCCGTTTCTGAAATTTCTGGTGGAGTCGTTCAAAATCTGGAACATCTGGTTTGATCTTGGGTTTATGTTCTGTCTCCTTTGGTTCCATGCacttgtgtttcttctttttattggTGTTCTTTAAAGCCAGCCTGCTGGTGGGTAGGGATGAATTACGCAGCAACTCCTCAGCTCTCATTCTAATCCTAATTTCTCTGTAGAGCTCTTCCTCCTGTAACTTGTCATTAACAGCTGGACTATAAACACATTTAGGAattggttttgctttgaatggttttggtttcttttcaggTGTGGAAAGGTCTCTTAATTGCATTTTCCTAATTTCATtcctttgcttctctctttcaATGAATTTAAATGGCTTCTGAGAAGCCAAGAGCTTGAGTTTGCTTCTCTCTTTCACAGACTTCCTGCGctcttcatttctttgtatGATTTCATGGTAGAGCGGAAGGAAGACTGCAGCGGGCACTGGGTTAGCTCGGAATTTTTTCTGACactctgcttcttcctccagctgcttcttcaataagttattttccatttcaatcTGGGACTTTGATTTgacattctgttctttttttctagcttcTCGAATGGTCATCTGGAAAGGCTTGGGCACAGTCACTTTTGGTGACCATGCCTTCTGCTTCTTCCGCGTCGTTCTGAAGACCGGTGAATTTGGTAAGCTGTGTTTGGTTCGGGCAATGTAGTCTTCCACAGAGAACCCATCCCACATTTTTTCAATCCGTTGCTTAGCAAATGATGATGATCCAGTTTCACTaccattttcttcaaatgctAATTCTTTGTCAGACCCACCAGATACACCTGAGCCTAAGGAATCGCTTAAGTCAGAGTCGGAGAAGGATTTGTGCAAATTTAGGGGCTGATATGAGCTCTTCTCCCAAGTTGGCcttaaaaaaggcaagaaaaagaaaaagaaaaaaaaagctgttttgagtCCAGTCCAATATTAATGCAAAGCCAGAGACTTACATTTTCAATATcatcattaggaaaaaatgaacagtgctggtgagaagaggagagaggaaagagaaaagggaacatTGGACACTGACACCAGATCATAGTTTTAAAGAAGTTCAGATCACGAACAAGTCAGCATAAGGAAAGGCACTGGGCTTTACTAAACACATTGCCGAATCCCTGCTATGTACACGTTGTAGATCTCAAGGTGAATAAGCCTTTTAATGATTAAAATTAACTTAATTAACTTTTCTGTAATTATCTGCTTATaggaaagggggagagtaacattttccagctgcagcaaaagACTGCTGTATTTACTGGtgtttgcaaagcatttgaGAACCTTCAGGTAAGAGGTACCCCAAAACTTACCTGCAATACCCATTAGAAGCAGCATCTTTCCTGGCCACAGGCTGTACTCCTTTTAAATAGAGTTTATTCCGATACATACTTTCTAACTTTGCCATGGTCTTCACATGGGCATTCTTCAACTCTTCTAGCTTCAAGTAATATTCTTGATTGGAAGTGCACATTTTGGAAAAGTCTATCCAGTTGTCACTGTGTCCATGTAGAGGGAGGGTCTGCTCTCTGTCAGTATTTGAAGCCACATCAGGAGCGTCCTAGAAGAGATTTGTAAATTTTTCTGATTCTTAGGATAAAGAGCAACAATGTGTTTAACATTGCTTTATTTGTCTAATGCATGAAGCACTAACACCACATAGATACTTGGATAAGGATTTTCACGTGAGTCACATGGAATAATCTTATTGTATAATAATTTATATCCTGAGGCTACTGAAGTCTGTCTCTGTAATCAATGTGTTTGTATCAGGAAATGAGATCAAGGatttatcagaagaaaaaaagcttggccattttgttaaaaaaaaaaaaaaaaagtgtaatccTTCCTTGCTCAGTACACAGCTCTAAAAAAAGCCTTAAACCACAAACCACCCTTCTGTGTCTTCCAGCACTCTGAAGTCAAGTCACTGGGTGCTGTAGGAATGCTGCTTTAGCCATTTCTGTAACGTGCTGTGCCGTGAGCGGGCTCTGCACAACCTTCAGTTcaaacagcgctgggcagcCCGCCCTTGTGTGGAGGTAAGCATGCTGCATGTTGGCTAACCCTTGGGAGAGCTTGCCCAAGTTTAATAACCAGAGTTGTTAAACCCAGGTTAGGCTGCATTGAAAAGGCTTCCTTTGCATTACGTTAAGCGCTGCTTAAAGAAGCTACAGGACCAGTTCCTTCACCTAAAAATAGCACAACAAACAGCATAACACCcttccacactttttttttttttttctttgcatcatcccccaccccccaagCCCCAAACCCTTCCCCCGGCTTTCGGCACTGCCCTTCCTCCACCCCtctcagccagcagctccccccggCCGCCCTTCCCCGCTCCCCGGGCCCGTGCCGGCGGTACCTGGGCGGCCGGGGCCCGGCTGCTGGCgccgggaggggagcggggcccgGGGGCCGCAGGCACGGCTGCCATGGCTCCGGCGCTGGGGCCGGGCCCGGCTCGCTCAGGGCCCGCCTCGCTGCGGGGGGAGCCG
The nucleotide sequence above comes from Aythya fuligula isolate bAytFul2 chromosome 3, bAytFul2.pri, whole genome shotgun sequence. Encoded proteins:
- the FAM161A gene encoding protein FAM161A; amino-acid sequence: MAAVPAAPGPRSPPGASSRAPAAQDAPDVASNTDREQTLPLHGHSDNWIDFSKMCTSNQEYYLKLEELKNAHVKTMAKLESMYRNKLYLKGVQPVARKDAASNGYCRPTWEKSSYQPLNLHKSFSDSDLSDSLGSGVSGGSDKELAFEENGSETGSSSFAKQRIEKMWDGFSVEDYIARTKHSLPNSPVFRTTRKKQKAWSPKVTVPKPFQMTIREARKKEQNVKSKSQIEMENNLLKKQLEEEAECQKKFRANPVPAAVFLPLYHEIIQRNEERRKSVKERSKLKLLASQKPFKFIEREKQRNEIRKMQLRDLSTPEKKPKPFKAKPIPKCVYSPAVNDKLQEEELYREIRIRMRAEELLRNSSLPTSRLALKNTNKKKKHKCMEPKETEHKPKIKPDVPDFERLHQKFQKRLLQKKQVKHLTVCEPFDLRTPHIPSNKGKILRDIQEDEERLKETRWPYASPRRKPQMRGANSPLSGFGESKSPKITQSTQRRLQAIRNYEKQRMQEYLQELQEMEERVNQRPLLLERVTQKNARIAAEKHYSNTLRALGVCPEFVSKKGQTTKLLGCSNAEDFGLDVKERANKDKVKERESFLSAEAVDISPQAEQSCKEEEEKREGVRASTKDSKSSEAEDEEETRASPHVQQPCHTGEASPGSDQHCEEEDGEAKAGLPRDHSLEEEEDEEENRSRPSSQSDRSPEPQEGQSDPEAEGAFGYEDEEYESDDSEEKASDGEAD